In Actinoplanes derwentensis, the following proteins share a genomic window:
- a CDS encoding glycosyltransferase family 87 protein: MSAQPPTERPDVSSATSDGFVRGLSQAIGGPLGEHAVPPETRPGRFWTAPRIVMALACLILAFSWVQKSPCMDGNWQNNTQYTRYCYTDVLALYYAEGINEGKVPYKDHAVEYPVVTGYFMGALGLPVHAYGEKNPQINQGSWFYNINALVLSLLAVAAVAVVLALRRRRPWDAAILALSPIVLFTATINWDYLAIGLFAFGLFAWVRQRPILAGVLFGLGGAAKLWPLFILGPILVLALRNGRLRPFISAFLATGVTWLLANLPVMVLWHESWLRFFRLNSERPIDWGTFWYIGRYLDGKWNSGASGDQGPFQWLSDHIPTLNILSYALFALCCLAILLLGLLAPRRPRLSQLAFLVVAAFLLFSKVWSQQYVLWLLPLIVLARPKWGAILAWTLAEIGYLAAFYAELIGAGGKSVIPEGTFVLASTLRLVTVAVLVGLVVREIWRPELDDVRVSYDGADPDAGPVDGPEHPWVTGLRRFFGMGPSAEAPQPPPPPVHQDEPAPVV; this comes from the coding sequence ATGAGCGCGCAACCGCCCACCGAACGGCCTGACGTCTCGAGTGCCACCTCGGACGGATTCGTGCGGGGACTCTCCCAAGCCATCGGCGGGCCGCTCGGCGAACACGCGGTGCCACCGGAGACCCGGCCCGGGCGGTTCTGGACCGCGCCGCGGATCGTGATGGCGCTGGCCTGCCTGATCCTCGCCTTCTCCTGGGTGCAGAAGTCGCCCTGCATGGACGGCAACTGGCAGAACAACACCCAGTACACCCGGTACTGCTACACCGACGTGCTGGCGCTCTACTACGCCGAGGGCATCAACGAGGGCAAGGTTCCGTACAAGGACCACGCGGTGGAGTACCCGGTCGTCACCGGCTACTTCATGGGCGCGCTGGGGCTGCCGGTGCACGCGTACGGCGAGAAGAACCCCCAGATCAACCAGGGCAGCTGGTTCTACAACATCAACGCCCTGGTGCTCTCACTCCTCGCGGTCGCCGCCGTGGCGGTGGTACTCGCGCTGCGCCGCCGCCGCCCGTGGGACGCGGCGATCCTCGCGCTCTCCCCGATCGTGCTGTTCACCGCCACCATCAACTGGGACTACCTGGCGATCGGCCTGTTCGCCTTCGGTCTCTTCGCGTGGGTCCGGCAGCGGCCGATCCTGGCCGGAGTCCTCTTCGGTCTGGGCGGGGCGGCCAAACTGTGGCCGCTGTTCATCCTCGGGCCGATCCTCGTCCTGGCCCTGCGGAACGGCCGGCTGCGCCCGTTCATCAGCGCCTTCCTCGCCACCGGTGTCACCTGGCTGCTGGCCAACCTGCCGGTCATGGTGCTGTGGCACGAGAGCTGGCTGCGGTTCTTCCGGCTCAACTCGGAGCGGCCGATCGACTGGGGCACGTTCTGGTACATCGGGCGTTACCTGGACGGCAAGTGGAACTCCGGTGCGAGCGGCGACCAGGGCCCGTTCCAGTGGCTGAGTGATCACATCCCGACACTCAACATCCTGTCGTACGCCCTCTTCGCTCTGTGCTGCCTGGCGATCCTGCTGCTCGGGCTGCTCGCCCCGCGCCGCCCCCGGCTCAGCCAGCTCGCCTTCCTGGTGGTCGCGGCCTTCCTGCTCTTCAGCAAGGTCTGGTCCCAGCAGTACGTGCTCTGGCTCCTCCCGCTGATCGTTCTGGCCCGCCCGAAATGGGGCGCGATCCTGGCCTGGACCCTCGCCGAGATCGGGTACCTGGCCGCGTTCTACGCAGAGCTGATCGGCGCCGGCGGCAAGTCGGTCATCCCGGAGGGCACCTTCGTGCTCGCCTCCACGTTGCGCCTGGTCACCGTCGCGGTCCTGGTCGGCCTGGTGGTGCGGGAGATCTGGCGGCCGGAACTCGACGACGTGCGGGTCAGTTACGACGGTGCCGACCCGGACGCCGGGCCCGTCGACGGCCCCGAACATCCCTGGGTCACCGGGTTGCGCCGGTTCTTCGGGATGGGACCCTCGGCGGAAGCGCCGCAGCCACCACCGCCGCCGGTCCATCAGGACGAACCAGCGCCGGTCGTCTAG